The following DNA comes from Candidatus Binatia bacterium.
TTGCGGCGCTTCGCGAGCACTTGGAAGCGCACCCGATTCCGCGTGAACGCTTGCGGGAACTCGCGCGTGAAATCGTTGCTGAAGATAAGGAACTTCTCGAAGCGTTAGCGCGCGTATAAGTGTTCTTCCTCGACGTCGACGACGTGCTTGAGCTTTATGCCGAGCACGTCGGGCCACGCCGGCGCTTAGTCCGGCACGAGCTCCTTGAGTCGGCCGTTGCATTGCCGCAGGCCACGATGTTCGGCACCGAACTCTACCCGCATCTCTTTCAGAAGGCGGCGGCGCTCCTCCGCTCGATCGCGCAGAACCAGCCATTTCTCGATGGCAACAA
Coding sequences within:
- a CDS encoding type II toxin-antitoxin system death-on-curing family toxin, whose translation is MFFLDVDDVLELYAEHVGPRRRLVRHELLESAVALPQATMFGTELYPHLFQKAAALLRSIAQNQPFLDGNKRIAWIAARTFLAANGFDVRADADEGLTLMIDLAARKLDVDDVAEFLAAHAAPRGNSG